CTTCTTTGTGGTCGAATGAGCCATACGTGACATAGCCGCTGCCGAATTTTTCAAATTTTGGTCGTTTGCTGACAAAATTTACCGAGCCGCCCGGATCTGCCGGACCAAACAAGGTGGAATTCGCGCCTCTTAATACTTCGACCCGTTCATAAGCATACGCATCTTCACGAACACCACGCATTGACCCTAAGGTGAGACCATCACGATAAGTGGTGGCCTGAAAACCACGAATTTGGAAATAATCATTGCGATCATCCGTACCATAGAAGTCAGTAATCACACCGGGGGTATATTCGAGTAACTCTTCCGTGGTGCTGACATTACGCTGTTCAATTTCTTTTTCGGTAATCACGGATACCGAGGCCGGCGTGTCCAGTACGCTGGTCGCGACTTTACCGCCAACCCAAAGCTCTTCAGCAACGATATCATTAGCATCATCATCGACAGCATTGGCCTGCGCATTGACGATAATTGGCGTAAATCGATAGGTTTCGTTATCGCGTGCTTCTTCAGCATGAACAGCCAGTGATGCCGCCAATACAGGAGAACAAAGCAAGAGCGCTGCTTTATTCACATTGACGCGTTTAAACCGGGATTTTGTTTGAGACATAAGTTTGCGTGTTCCTTAAAAATCGACAGATTATGTTGCTTTATAACAACAATTTTCTGGATTATAGACTTTTAACAACACACAATCAATGCAAATGAGATTCAATTTTATTTAAAATGGATAAGTTCAATTTATAAAATTAAATATTGAGCAAATGGCCGCAACATTCACGATATGATTGCGTTAAGTTAAAGCGCTTGGTGGAGAATCGCATTGAAAAACCTCAAAACAATCGAACTGAAAGCTTTTATTCCCGCAAAAGACTATGCCCTATCAAAGCAGTTTTACGGTGATTTGGGTTTTACGATGGCATCAGATACTAACGGCATTGCCTACTTTCATTTCGAATCATGCAGCTTTTTGCTGCAGGATTTTTATCAGCAGGAATTGGCAGAAAACCTGATGATGCATCTCTTGGTTGCTGACGCCAATGCCTGGCACCAGCACCTTACTGACATCGGTCTGGCTGAAAAATATGGGATCAAATTATCAAAAGTGAGTGCCCAACCTTGGGGTATGCTGGATTTTGTCTTGGTAGATCCAAGTGGCGTGCTATGGCGATTTGGGCAAAATATTTAAGAGTGAAATTTGATAGGTAGCCCTGATGGTCTCAGATGCGCTTTTTAACATGCCTTTTGCCAAGCTCTATGACTGTTACGTCAATAAAGCACTGCGCAAAAACCGAAATCAGGAAGACGTCGATACGATCATCTGTTGGCTGACCGGTTACGATTTAACGGGTTTACAGCGGCAGATTGCCAAGCAACATTCTGTCGCCCTGTTTTTTGACCATGCCCCGGCATTGCATCCTCAACATACTGAGATTACCGGTGTCGTCTGTGGCGTTCGGGTTGAGCAAGTTTCAGATCCCTTAATGCGGAAAATACGTTATCTCGACAAACTGATTGATGAACTGGCCAAGGGTAAAACCATGCCACAAATTCTGCGTCAGGTTTGAGGTCTCACCAATAAATTAGCTTTCATCAAACAAATTTGGCTGGCTCAGCCATTTATCCAAATCGGTTTCACCCAAAACATGCATCAAAAATAACAACAGCCGATAACTCAGCCTACAGGTTGATAAATCCGGCATCTCATGCGTTTCGCAATAGACTTCTTTAAATAAACGCGCTTGCTCAGACGTGAGCACAAACTCTAGCAACACCAGTTCCAATGTTTTCGGCGCAATGACATAGGCATCCAGATCCACCAAGGCATACAACTCTGCATCATTGACCAAAAACTGATCCCAGCGCAGATCGGGCATGACGGCAACAAAAGGCGCTGGCCTTATGCTTTGTGACTCGCGCCAGACTTGATCTAACAAGGTCGGCGAAATGGTCAGCTTGGCGTGCTCAACCATGTATTGAATGGTTTGCCACAAACGAATTGGCCATTTATCAACCGCGAAGGTTGGCTTCGCCAAATTTCCCCACTGGCTAAAAGTCTGCTGGTGTAATGCCGTAATATGTCTTGCCAGCGTTCGAACCTGCTCCGCCGTGATCGCCGACTCATCAGGCATGTTACCGTTCAAAAACCGGCTTAGCATAAACCCTTTTGCGCTGGCGGCTAAACACTCTGGAATAGCCAATCTGCCGTGTTGCTGCAAAAAGGCAACCACCGACATCATCTGATTTAATGATGCCGGAAAGTTCATTGCAAATAGGCGGTTCATCCCCTGCCAGAATGCCGACTGACGAATTTGTCGGGTATCACAAACCTTTAAAATCGCTGGTCCAGAAACGGTTTCACAACGCCAAAGTTGATGCGTACTATCCGCATACCGTTGCGGTAAGGCAATGGCAGGTGCCGTCAGCACTGGCAGCGTTCGTTGTTGAACGGCAGCCAGTGCCGGATAGGCGTTTACCAAGGCAGAATTTCACCATTCATGTGCCAGAAAGTACCGGTATTATTCAGGGTCAAATCCGTCATTCTGGCGATTAAACCGGATGCTGATTCATCGGCATCGACCAGCCCGCCATGCCCGGTCATGTCGGTGCGAACCCAGCCGGGATGGAGAATTGCCACGGCAATACCATCACTTTTCAAATCTAATGATAAGGATTTACCGGCCGCATTTAGCGCTGCTTTTGACATGCGGTAAGCATAACTGCCACCAGAATCATTATCGGCAATCGAGCCCATTCGACTGGTAATTAAGCCGACCTTACTGCCTGATTGCAGGTGTTTACGTAGAATCTGTGTGGTCACCAGTGGGCCAAGACTATTCACTTCATACATGCGTTTGAAGTTTTCCAAAGTATTGACGTCAATATCATTGAGGCCCAGACCACCGGCAATACCGGCATTATTTATTAACCAGTCAATTTTGCGATCACCCAAGGTATTGGATAATGTTTTTAAACTGGCTGGGTCGCTGACATCAACGTCGCTGATCACTTCGACATCGAGCGCATTTAGCGCCGATGAGGCTTGTCGACAAGTTGCGATGACTGAAAATCCTTGCGCTTGTAATTGTCGGCATAGTTCCAGCCCGATGCCACGATTGCTGCCGGTAATTAATGCGGTTTGTGTCATATTGTGTTCCTCCTCTCTCTTAACGATTGCATTGTAACGGCTGAGGGCGATTTCACCACCCCGGTTTCCGTAACAATCGCGGTAATCAACTCTGCCGGCGTGACATCAAACGCCGGATTACTAATCTCAACCTCATAGGGCGCATGGCGATGCTGGCCAATGTGCGTCACTTCACGACGCTCGCGTTGTTCGATGGGTATTCGGCTGCCAGACTCACACTGCCAATCAATGGTTGCCGTAGGCGCGACCACCATCATCTTCACCTGATGATATTGTGCCAATACAGCCAGACCATAGGTACCAATCTTGTTGGCAACATCGCCATTGGCTGCAATACGATCTGCGCCGACAATAATCCAGTCAACTTTGCCGGTTGCTAATAACGCTGCTGCTGCCAAGTCAGCTTGTAACACGCAAGGAATATGGTCTCGCATCAACTCCCATGCGGTCAGTCGAGCCCCCTGCAACCAGGGCCGGGTTTCATCGACATAAACACGGCTGATTTTCCCCTCGCTGTGAGCCTGACGAATCACACCAAGCGCCGTCCCAAATCCGCCTGTCGCCAGAGCGCCGGCATTGCAGTGCGTTAAGACCGTGCTGCCGGGTTGAATAAGCTCTGCACCTAATCGACCCATCGTTTTGTTATCGGTAATATCCGCGTCATGGATAGCTTTGGCGGCATCTAACAAAACCGCTTCGGGTTGCTGATTATTGGGCAAAGCGTCGATGCGACGCTGCATGTGGTTAATCGCCCACTGCAAATTCACTGCCGTGGGACGCGAAACCGCCAGATCCCGAAGAGGCCGCGTCATCGCTTGCTTCCAGATTGTTCCCTTTTTCGCCCAAGCATAGCGGCTGGCTAAGACAACGGCATAGGCTGCAGCAATGCCAATGGCTGGCGCTCCTCTGACGACCATTTGCCGGATGGCCAAGGCAACGTCGCCACAGCTCTCAAATTCCAGCCAAACTTGCTCAAGTGGCAGACGTCGCTGATCCAACATCACTAATTTACCGGCTTGCCAACGCAGGGGTTGTATTGAAGAGTTTAATTCTGACACTGTGTTCTCCTTTGCCGGACAGTTATAATCAAACGCTATGAAAGCCATTGATCTGTTGATTCATGCCCGCTGGTGCCTGCCAATGACAGGCAGCACTGATATTTTTGAACATTATGCGCTTGCTGTTCACCAAGGGCATATCGTGGCATTACTGCCTCAAGATCAAGCTGACCAACAGTTTACCGCGACACAAGTTCACCGTCTTGATGATCATGTGTTGATGCCCGGCCTGATTAACAATCATGGCCATAGCGCGATGACCCTGTTTCGTGGCTTGGCGGATGATTTGCCCTTGATGCAATGGCTGCATGAACATATCTGGCCGGCGGAGCAACGCTTTGTTGGGGATGCCTTTGTTGAGGCAGGTTCCGCACTGGCAGTCGCCGAAATGCTGCGGGGTGGCACCACCACCTTCAGTGATATGTATTTTTTTCCGGAAGCCACGGCTCGTGTGGTTGATAGAACTGGTATTCGTGCCAGTCTGGGTATGGTTGTCATTCAGTTTCCCACCAACTGGGCTAGCGATGTGAATGAGTACTTACATAAAGGGCAGGCGCTGCATGATAAGTACCGACATCATCCCCGCATTACCACAAATTACGCACCGCATGCACCCTACACCGTCGACGATGCCACACTGGCACAAATCATGGTGAATGCGGAAGAACTGGATGTGCCTATCCAAATGCATATCCATGAAACGGTGAGTGAAATTCAGACCAGCATCGATAATTATGGCAAAAGGCCGCTAGCCCGCCTAAAAGAACTTGGTCTCCTCTCACCAAGACTGATTGCCACGCATATGACCCAGTTATTGCCTGAAGAAATTGCCGACTGCGCGCGGGCCGGTGTGCATATCGCACATTGCCCCGAATCCAATATGAAGTTAGCCAGCGGTTTTTCGCCCATTGATGCAATGCATCAGGCTGGGCTAAATATCACCATTGGCACCGATGGCGCAGCATCAAATAATGATTTGGATATGTTTGCTGAAATGCGCCAAACCGCTTTACTGGCCAAGGCCGTCTCCGGTAATCCCAGTGCTGTCCCGGCGTATAGTGCTTTGGAAATGGCCACTATCAATGGAGCGAAAGCGCTGGGCATTGCCGAAACCACGGGCTCACTTGCCGTTGGCAAAGCCGCAGATATGATTGCCGTAGAACTGACAGATATCGAATCTGTTCCGATGTACGACCTTGCCTCGCAACTGGTCTATGCAACTGGTCGTGATAAAGTCACCGATGCTTGGGTGGCTGGCAAACACGTCTTGAAACAGAAACAGTTAACAACGCTGGATGCGTCCAAAATTTTATCTGATGCTCAACAATGGGCGAAAACCATAAAGGCTAGTTCATGACTACTGACAATGTCGATCACGCTGAAGTGGCAAAATTTGATGCCTTGGCCGATAGCTGGTGGGACCCGGAAGGTCAGTCCAAACCCCTGCATCAAATTAATCCGTTACGGCTTAAATTTATTCAGGATGCTTTATCACTGCCGGGTGTGAATGCGATTGATGTTGGTTGCGGTGGCGGTATTTTAAGTGAATCTCTGGCCCAGGCCGGGGCCATTGTCAAAGGCATTGATATGGGTAAATTACCCTTGGAAATTGCACATTTACATGCCCTGGAATCCGGTGTGACCGTTGATTACGAACAGATTACCGCAGAGGCCATGGCGATACGCCAGCCCGGTGAGTTTGATCTGGTCACCTGCATGGAAATGTTGGAACATGTTCCTGACCCTAAGGCCATTATTGAGGCCTGCGCGACCATGGTCAAACCGGGCGGCGATGTCTTTTTTTCTACCTTGAACCGACATCCAAAAGCCTGGCTTCTTGCCGTATTCGGGGCCGAATATGTCATGCAAATGTTACCCAAAGGCACGCATGATTATGCGCGGTTTATCAAACCCTCTGAGCTCGCTGCCGCCTGCCGTGAATATGGCTTATCTCTTGTTCGCATGAGCGGGATCCGTTACGCACCACTACAGCAGCGCTTTGAACTTGATAACGATGTCGATGTAAATTACCTGATGCACTGTCGGCGGCTCGCATGATTTTAAGCCGCTTTACCGTCTTGTTATTGGATTTAGATGGCACGCTGGTCGATACCGCTCCCGATCTTGCTTACGCATTGAATCAACTGCTTCAGGAGCAGGGTAAATCACCGCTGGATTATGCCTTAATCCGCCCGGTTGCCAGTCATGGTAGCGCGGGGCTACTCAAGCTTGGCTTTGGTCTTACACCAGACGATGCTCAATACCGTACTTTTCAACAACGTTTTCTTCAGCTCTACGCTGATAATATTGATCGTGAATCCCGTTTATTTTTAGGGATGGAGAAAGTGCTGGATACGCTTACGGAACAAGGACGTCGTTGGGGCGTTGTCACTAACAAGCCGGCTTTTTTAACAGATCCGTTAATGTCGGGCCTGAACTTATCTGAGCGAGCCGCTTGTATTGTGAGCGGTGACACAACAGCACATAGCAAACCGCATCCAGCACCGTTGTTACATGCGTGTGAATTAATGGATGTACCCGCTGCAGATTGTATTTATATCGGCGATGCCGAGCGAGATATTCAGGCGGCCAAAAATGCTGGCATGCGTTCTGTGGTCGCACGTTATGGTTATCTGCAACCGGATGAACAACCAGAACACTGGCAGGCAGATTGCATCATCAACCATCCATTGGAGATTTTACAGTGGACTGGCTAAGCCTCATTGAAGCAAATCAGATACTCATTGCTGTGTTTGCCGGCGGACTCTTGGCGGGTGGATTACTTGTTTATGTCATTCGTCAGCGTCATGTCAATACTTTAGGACAGGCCCTAAGAGAGTGTCAGTTGCAACGGGATTGGCAACAGCAAAATCAAGAGCAGCTCGACACCATTCTGGATCAAACCCGAGATCAGTTAGCCAGCACTTTTAGTCAGCTATCTAACGAAGCATTGACTCGCAACAATAGCCATTTTTTACGTCTGGCTGAAGAAAACTTAAAACGCTATCAAAGCGAGGCCAAAGCAGAACTGGGCAGTAAAGAAAAAGCCATTGAGCAATTGCTTAAACCCATCAATGAGGCGCTGCAAAATACCCATAAACAAATCCATGATATCGAAAAAGAACGCAAAGAAAGTTACGGCAGCCTGAAAACCACTATTGACCAGATGACCCAAAGCCAGCAGCAATTGCAGCAGGAAACACAAAATCTGGTACAAGCATTACGGCGTCCTGAAGTGCGCGGTCAATGGGGGGAAATGACGCTGCGCAGACTGGCAGAATTAAGTGGCATGGTCGCGCATTGTGATTTTTTTGAACAGACCCACACCCAAACCGAGACGGGCAGCATCCGGCCAGATATGATTGTGCGCCTGCCAGAACAACGTGAAATCGTTGTGGATGCAAAAACGCCACTGGATGCGTATTTATCGGCTATTCAGGCAAAAGATGATGAGACGCGTCAGCGAGAATTGAAACGGCATGCGCATGTCATTCGTAGTCGGGTAAAAGAACTGGCACGCAAGAACTACTGGGCCGAATATGCTAACTCACCCGAATTTGTGGTGTTGTTTATCCCTGGCGAACAGTTTCTGGCTTCAGCACTGGAGGTTGATCCTGAGCTACTCGAAGACAGTATGAGTCAACACATTATTCTGGCCACACCGACTAACTTTATTGCCTTGCTGCGCGCTGTTTCCTACGGTTGGAAACAACAAAAACTGGCGGAAAACGCTGAAATTATTCGTGAACTTGGTGAAACGCTATATAAACGACTGAGCACGTTTGGCAACCACTTGAGGAAAATGGGCAACAGCCTTGGCCAAAGTGTCAATCACTTTAATAATGCGGTTGGTTCACTGGAACGAAATGTATTACCTGGCGCACGCAAATTTACTGAAATGGGTATTAGCGTAAAAAACGAACTGGATGAACTCCCACCGGTTGAGCAACAACCTCGACACGTACAAACACAGCCTGATGACAACGACGGATAAAGCAATTAATCAGGCCTATCGCTATTGTCAGCAATTAGCAAATTCACATTACGAAAATTTCCCGGTTGCTTCAATTCTATTGCCAAGACAGCTCCGTAAACCGGTCTCGGCAATTTATGCTTTTGCCCGAACCGCGGATGATATTGCCGATGAAGGCACCGCACCGCCGGAGCAACGGCTGGCAAATTTAAATTACTACCGCAGCTTGCTTACACAAATTGAACAGGAAAAATACGCCGGCAACGATCCGATTTTTATTGCATTACAAGATGCCGTTAACCGCTATACCTTACCCGTATCGTTATTTGCCGATTTGCTCACGGCATTTGAGCAGGATGTAGTCAAAAACCGGTATGCCGATTTTGCAGAACTGCATCGCTATTGTCGGTATTCCGCTAACCCGGTTGGCCGATTAGTGCTTCATTTACATGGCGCCCCTGACAGCGAACAACTTATTCAGTCTGATGCGATTTGTACGAGTTTGCAGTTGATAAACTTTTTTCAGGATATTGTCCAAGATAAGATCGAACAAAATCGTATCTATTTGCCTCAGGATGCATTATCGGCGGCGGGCATTAGTGAATCAGCGCTGTTTACTGATAAGCGTGCCCTTGCCTGCATTCTTCGCCCGTTGTATCAAAAAACAGCGCAGATACTCTCTGCAGGGATTCCACTAGGCGCCCATCTTTCTGGACGACTTGGCTGGGAAATACGGGGAGTGATACTTGGTGGCCTTATCACACTTAAAAAATTACAAAATCAATTAGATGCCGATCTGCTTAGCCGACCACGATTATCACGTATGACGCAACTGCAGTTGTTAATAAATAGTGCCTCACCTGACCGTTATTTACGCGTTGCCTATAAGTTTTCGTAACGGTTGGCATCAAAAATACCGGCTTCTAATGGTTGCTGTTCACGTTGCCATTGGGTGAAATCATGGAAGATTTTCCAGAAATCTGGATGCGTTCGTCGTACACCCCAACGCAACACCATCTGTTCAAATTTCGTTTCATTGTCTGCCTGTTTCAGGGCCAATGTAAACTGACCTACCTCGTCCGCTGGAATATCAAAAATAAAGTTTGGATAACTGCCTGCAATCCCTGGGTAGACGGTTAAATAATCGGCTTCAGGCTGACGCCTTAAGGATTCACCGAATAAAAAAGCCACATTACTGTGCGCTCTGTTCCGAATCAGAGAGTAAACCGTACGCATGTCATCAGATCGCACTCTTAAAAATGTGATCTCAGGTAAATATCGTAGCCCTGGTAAAGCGGGAGAGGAGATTGATGAAATACCGGCCAGGCGTACATCGGTTTGTTGTATCCACTCAGGTTGTAACGGCCGAAAACAATCGTGACCGAAACACCGGTTTAACACGTCATTATCCTGCGCATTGATGGCGTTAAATTCTGCGAACAACCTGTTTGCCAATATTTTCTTACTCGGCTTATCTTTATTTTCATAAGCATCTGCACTGCGAGTCTGCTCGTCGAGTGCGGCGTAACTGATATGCGTCTTAATGGCCCCCATTCCCTGGTACCAATCATCGAGCAAGGACCGACGTTCATTCGCAGGAAGCAGTCTTAAAA
The genomic region above belongs to Methylophaga frappieri and contains:
- a CDS encoding VOC family protein, which gives rise to MKNLKTIELKAFIPAKDYALSKQFYGDLGFTMASDTNGIAYFHFESCSFLLQDFYQQELAENLMMHLLVADANAWHQHLTDIGLAEKYGIKLSKVSAQPWGMLDFVLVDPSGVLWRFGQNI
- a CDS encoding DUF2200 domain-containing protein, encoding MVSDALFNMPFAKLYDCYVNKALRKNRNQEDVDTIICWLTGYDLTGLQRQIAKQHSVALFFDHAPALHPQHTEITGVVCGVRVEQVSDPLMRKIRYLDKLIDELAKGKTMPQILRQV
- a CDS encoding SDR family oxidoreductase produces the protein MTQTALITGSNRGIGLELCRQLQAQGFSVIATCRQASSALNALDVEVISDVDVSDPASLKTLSNTLGDRKIDWLINNAGIAGGLGLNDIDVNTLENFKRMYEVNSLGPLVTTQILRKHLQSGSKVGLITSRMGSIADNDSGGSYAYRMSKAALNAAGKSLSLDLKSDGIAVAILHPGWVRTDMTGHGGLVDADESASGLIARMTDLTLNNTGTFWHMNGEILPW
- the mtnA gene encoding S-methyl-5-thioribose-1-phosphate isomerase, whose product is MSELNSSIQPLRWQAGKLVMLDQRRLPLEQVWLEFESCGDVALAIRQMVVRGAPAIGIAAAYAVVLASRYAWAKKGTIWKQAMTRPLRDLAVSRPTAVNLQWAINHMQRRIDALPNNQQPEAVLLDAAKAIHDADITDNKTMGRLGAELIQPGSTVLTHCNAGALATGGFGTALGVIRQAHSEGKISRVYVDETRPWLQGARLTAWELMRDHIPCVLQADLAAAALLATGKVDWIIVGADRIAANGDVANKIGTYGLAVLAQYHQVKMMVVAPTATIDWQCESGSRIPIEQRERREVTHIGQHRHAPYEVEISNPAFDVTPAELITAIVTETGVVKSPSAVTMQSLRERRNTI
- a CDS encoding TRZ/ATZ family hydrolase, with translation MKAIDLLIHARWCLPMTGSTDIFEHYALAVHQGHIVALLPQDQADQQFTATQVHRLDDHVLMPGLINNHGHSAMTLFRGLADDLPLMQWLHEHIWPAEQRFVGDAFVEAGSALAVAEMLRGGTTTFSDMYFFPEATARVVDRTGIRASLGMVVIQFPTNWASDVNEYLHKGQALHDKYRHHPRITTNYAPHAPYTVDDATLAQIMVNAEELDVPIQMHIHETVSEIQTSIDNYGKRPLARLKELGLLSPRLIATHMTQLLPEEIADCARAGVHIAHCPESNMKLASGFSPIDAMHQAGLNITIGTDGAASNNDLDMFAEMRQTALLAKAVSGNPSAVPAYSALEMATINGAKALGIAETTGSLAVGKAADMIAVELTDIESVPMYDLASQLVYATGRDKVTDAWVAGKHVLKQKQLTTLDASKILSDAQQWAKTIKASS
- the ubiG gene encoding bifunctional 2-polyprenyl-6-hydroxyphenol methylase/3-demethylubiquinol 3-O-methyltransferase UbiG, producing the protein MTTDNVDHAEVAKFDALADSWWDPEGQSKPLHQINPLRLKFIQDALSLPGVNAIDVGCGGGILSESLAQAGAIVKGIDMGKLPLEIAHLHALESGVTVDYEQITAEAMAIRQPGEFDLVTCMEMLEHVPDPKAIIEACATMVKPGGDVFFSTLNRHPKAWLLAVFGAEYVMQMLPKGTHDYARFIKPSELAAACREYGLSLVRMSGIRYAPLQQRFELDNDVDVNYLMHCRRLA
- the gph gene encoding phosphoglycolate phosphatase (PGP is an essential enzyme in the glycolate salvage pathway in higher organisms (photorespiration in plants). Phosphoglycolate results from the oxidase activity of RubisCO in the Calvin cycle when concentrations of carbon dioxide are low relative to oxygen. This enzyme is a member of the Haloacid Dehalogenase (HAD) superfamily of aspartate-nucleophile hydrolase enzymes (PF00702).); the encoded protein is MILSRFTVLLLDLDGTLVDTAPDLAYALNQLLQEQGKSPLDYALIRPVASHGSAGLLKLGFGLTPDDAQYRTFQQRFLQLYADNIDRESRLFLGMEKVLDTLTEQGRRWGVVTNKPAFLTDPLMSGLNLSERAACIVSGDTTAHSKPHPAPLLHACELMDVPAADCIYIGDAERDIQAAKNAGMRSVVARYGYLQPDEQPEHWQADCIINHPLEILQWTG
- a CDS encoding DNA recombination protein RmuC yields the protein MDWLSLIEANQILIAVFAGGLLAGGLLVYVIRQRHVNTLGQALRECQLQRDWQQQNQEQLDTILDQTRDQLASTFSQLSNEALTRNNSHFLRLAEENLKRYQSEAKAELGSKEKAIEQLLKPINEALQNTHKQIHDIEKERKESYGSLKTTIDQMTQSQQQLQQETQNLVQALRRPEVRGQWGEMTLRRLAELSGMVAHCDFFEQTHTQTETGSIRPDMIVRLPEQREIVVDAKTPLDAYLSAIQAKDDETRQRELKRHAHVIRSRVKELARKNYWAEYANSPEFVVLFIPGEQFLASALEVDPELLEDSMSQHIILATPTNFIALLRAVSYGWKQQKLAENAEIIRELGETLYKRLSTFGNHLRKMGNSLGQSVNHFNNAVGSLERNVLPGARKFTEMGISVKNELDELPPVEQQPRHVQTQPDDNDG
- the hpnC gene encoding squalene synthase HpnC, with product MTTTDKAINQAYRYCQQLANSHYENFPVASILLPRQLRKPVSAIYAFARTADDIADEGTAPPEQRLANLNYYRSLLTQIEQEKYAGNDPIFIALQDAVNRYTLPVSLFADLLTAFEQDVVKNRYADFAELHRYCRYSANPVGRLVLHLHGAPDSEQLIQSDAICTSLQLINFFQDIVQDKIEQNRIYLPQDALSAAGISESALFTDKRALACILRPLYQKTAQILSAGIPLGAHLSGRLGWEIRGVILGGLITLKKLQNQLDADLLSRPRLSRMTQLQLLINSASPDRYLRVAYKFS